A region from the Bactrocera dorsalis isolate Fly_Bdor chromosome 1, ASM2337382v1, whole genome shotgun sequence genome encodes:
- the LOC105221873 gene encoding skin secretory protein xP2, producing MNYFVNVVFFAAIAIIGVESAITDNSKQAMVSSSYGGGYGGGSSPSYSAPAPAPAPSYGGSSSSSYSAPAPAPAPSYGSSAPSYSAPAPAPSYGSSAPSYSAPAPAPAPSYGGSAPSYSAPAPAPSYGSSAPSYSAPAAPAPSYSAPAPASSYSAPAAAAPSYAAPAPAAVAYAPPAPASAPSYPAPPCPKNYIFSCQPSLSPVACSAPSSSGGYGSAAAYSQYVPSPSPKPAEPYAMPSYGPKPSYAPKSGYAPKPSYAANTPEKSSCVAVLGQPLRW from the exons ATGAATTATTTCGTCAACGTCGTTTTTTTCGCAGCTATCGCCATTATCGGCGTAGAGAGCGCTATAACTGATAACTCCAAGCAAGCTATGGTATCTTCATCATACGGCGGAGGATATGGTGGTGGGTCTTCACCATCCTACTCGGCCCCAGCTCCTGCGCCAGCGCCTTCATATGGTGGTTCTTCATCATCATCGTACTCTGCACCGGCTCCAGCGCCAGCACCCTCATATGGCAGCTCTGCTCCTTCATACTCAGCACCAGCACCTGCACCATCATATGGTAGTTCTGCACCATCATACTCAGCGCCAGCACCCGCGCCAGCTCCATCATATGGTGGCTCTGCTCCATCGTACTCAGCACCTGCTCCAGCGCCGTCATATGGAAGTTCTGCACCATCTTATTCTGCACCAGCAGCTCCTGCGCCATCCTACTCTGCACCAGCACCTGCATCATCGTATTCGGCACCAGCAGCTGCAGCGCCATCTTATGCGGCCCCAGCCCCAGCTGCTGTAGCATACGCTCCACCTGCACCAGCATCGGCACCATCTTATCCTGCACCACCATGCCCCAAAAACTATATCTTCAGCTGCCAACCCTCTTTATCGCCTGTGGCTTGCAGTGCCCCCAGTAGCAGCGGTGGATACGGTTCAGCGGCCGCTTATTCCCAATATGTGCCATC ACCTTCCCCAAAGCCTGCCGAGCCATACGCCATGCCCAGCTACGGTCCTAAGCCCAGCTACGCTCCCAAGTCCGGCTACGCTCCTAAGCCCAGCTATGCAGCAAATACCCCTGAGAAATCATCTTGTGTGGCCGTATTAGGTCAACCTCTCAGATGGTAA